The Micromonospora krabiensis genome window below encodes:
- a CDS encoding YbaB/EbfC family nucleoid-associated protein: protein MGENVDRDVNHALRARFDEVYGQYQQIRSGLRELRTKLEQLRVTERSADGLVTVTVGARGELVSVELDPAVYRDRDASKLGRTVTETVQRASAKAVASTQDLAAGYLPAGSGSLEFLRTGDFGALLTRADTALGR, encoded by the coding sequence CGCGCTCCGGGCGCGCTTCGACGAGGTGTACGGGCAGTACCAGCAGATCCGGTCCGGTCTGCGCGAACTGCGCACGAAACTGGAGCAGCTGCGGGTGACCGAACGCTCAGCCGACGGGCTGGTCACCGTGACCGTCGGCGCGCGCGGAGAACTCGTCTCGGTGGAGCTGGACCCGGCCGTCTACCGGGACCGGGACGCGTCGAAGCTGGGGCGTACGGTGACCGAGACCGTCCAGCGGGCCAGCGCCAAGGCCGTGGCGTCCACTCAGGACCTCGCGGCCGGCTACCTGCCCGCCGGCTCCGGCTCGCTGGAGTTCCTGCGTACCGGGGACTTCGGCGCCCTGTTGACCCGGGCCGACACGGCCCTGGGCCGGTGA